The Girardinichthys multiradiatus isolate DD_20200921_A chromosome 21, DD_fGirMul_XY1, whole genome shotgun sequence genomic sequence GGAGGTTGATCGCAGCTATCAAGATGACGGAGGAGCTTGAGGGCATTCTGTCACAGCTGACACAGCCTGACAATGCAGTCATTCAGCAGGTAACAAGTGAACCTGAAGctagctcttttttttttagctagcGTTCAGGGCAAGCCAGGTGACAGAAATAATAACTGCTCAGGAGTTACCGTTGGAAGACAAATGGCAGTTTAACTGACAAACAGTTCAGTTAGTTTTGGTTGAGATGTGTTGAAACAACCGTTTATTAATGCCTGATAACAGTAAGGTagctaatataaaaaaaacttgaatacTGAATATATGCTGTCATGCTGTTGTATTGTCAACCTGAGCAGTTTCTAACGACGCGCCCCCCTCTTTTTTTAGGCCACAGCCCAACTGAAACAGGCTTTCAAAGACCCAGCTATGATACCGGCCCTCTGTGCTGTCATGAGTGGCTCCCAAAACCCAGAGGTATGGTGAAGCAGTTAGTAGAACATGATTTCTTTTCCCCCATAGAAACACCATCGTCCACAATCAGTAAGTGTTTGATGTCTGGTgtctttttctgaccatttaATAAAGATCAAGGTCAAAATATTTGgatatataattaaaaaaaaaaaagttaggaGGAGGTAAAAGATTTATTTGTGTAGCAGAACATTTGTTGATGTCAGCCTGGGTGTTGAACGTGTAAATGAACaaggagtttttgtttttgctcttcaTCCAGTTTGAAACATTAGATTTGCCGCTCAAGTGTGCTGCCGCTTGGATTATTACAGATGTAAGAGGATTGTCTCCCACGTCAGTTGAATAGAAAGTTAATATGTGAAAGGAAAAAGGGGCACGAGAGAATGTTAAAAGATTGGTTTATTTCGAAAGGGTTGCACAAAATGTAGAAATCCAGCGAAGCTCAGTGAAATAATGCAAAGAATCAGATTTGAAGCAATTATACTTAGAATTCTGATGATTGTGGCTTACAACTATTGAAAAtcccaaattcagtttctttttaataatgcataattttaaaaaaatgttagtGCAGAAATGTTTGTGGTATAAGACTCAGCACTCATTGGCAACCTCCACAAGGAAGCTAAGCCACAAAGGGTCCTCGTTAACAAAGCCGTCTGCTCTGAGAGCCATATCTAAGCATAacaatggaaagttgagtcgaaggaaaaagtgtgataaAGAGACATGGGATGAGTTTTTGACTATATTCTAATTTGATGGCCACATGTACATTAAACCATGACTGGTGGGTTTGCAGGTGTTTTATTACCATTGGAGAACACAGTCCGTTTGTAAGctgttgtcatttaaaaaaaagtaagattCTTAAGTGAATTGGGTCTGATGTCATAATGACCATGGCTGGATTTAGAGGCCATATTGTATCTGGTGATATCTGCATGAAGGGTGCATGTCAGTGAAGTTATGAGGAACATTGTTGTTAAAGTGAGCCGGGTCTGTGCGCTACAGGGTAGCGACGCTTTAAAACCCTTCTAGATTTAAGGACAGTTTTGTAAGTGAAGCAACATCTAAGTTTCTCTGATTTACTTCTTTTATGCAGATTCGCCAGTCAGCTGCAGTGATGCTGAGGTTAAGAGTGAAGAAACACTGGAATAAGATCAGCCCTAATGACAGAGAGAGGTCTGCTTCTACTTTTCTTAAATAGAATCTCACAGAGCTGTCGCACTGAGATCAAGATGACACAGGACCGCTTGTGACTTTAATGTTTACCATTTTCTTGCAGCCTCAAAGCCGTGGTATTGCAAGCCTTCGCCGTGGAAACAGAGTAAGCATTGGGATGTACCTGACGGTTACTCAGAAGTAACACGTTAACGTTTACTACATGTGTAATGCTCTGCTGACTTGTTACAGACACAAGGTGCAGCACTCTCTGTCCCAGCTGTGTGCAGTTATGGTGAAACATGAAACGCCAGACCGCTGGCCTGCTCTGCTGCAGCTTCTCAACCAGTCCACCAAGAGCACAAATCCTCACGACAGACGGGTACCCTTAACGTTTAGCAACTGCGTCTGTCATTCAGGGATTGGTCTTGGTTTTAGTTGAGAAGTTTAATCTCTTCTCCTGACAGATTGGCCTCCTGCTGCTGAATAAGGTTATAGAGTCCAACCCTGAACCGTTCAAGCCTCACTACTgtcagctgctgcagctgttcaGCACTGTGCTGCAGGACTACGACAATCCCCCAGCACTGTACTACTGCATCCTCACCCTTACCGCCATAACGGCTTACACCGGCACCGAGGAGATGGTGAGCAAGCTCCGGCGTTttcatttcatgttttgtctgtGGTACAGTAGTCCAAACTGTTGCTGAACAAGAAATGGTTTTCAACGCATTGCGGTCTGTCCTCTGTCTGTtaagttttcattttaatgtgcTTCAAAGAATGATAATGATTAATGCAACACTTCGTTGTTCTGCAGAAGGAAATGCGTGCCATCATTCCAAGTCTGATTGTTGCTCTAAAACACCTCATCAAGGCAGATCAGGTCTGTTATATTCAAAACATTTACCGTTTTCCTGAGCTCAGGTCTGTCCGTGGATACACAAGGTAGTTTAACTTGTTGGGTTTGTGGTGTTTATCTGCTCAGGAACAAGCCAGCGAAGCCATGGAGGTGTTAATTGAGCTCATGGAGATCGAAGTGTCCATCATAGTCCCCCACATTGCAGACATTGTCCGCTTCTGCCTGGAGGTGAGatgtaaactttatttattagtttttttcctgaagtgctttcagaaatatgaaaaggttttgCACGAGAGTTTTCTTAATGCATATGTGTGTTTAGGTGGGCAGTGACACGGCACTAAGCGACTCTCTGCGAGTGAAAGCGCTCTCTTGCATCACCTTCCTCATCAAGCTGAAAAGCAACGTAGGTAGAACCCCTCACCGCCTCCGATAGCTGCGATAGCTGACCTGTATCATTTATAACATAAACCTTTCATGTTTAATCAACTGCTGCCATAAACTGACTTTATTTCATAGGCCaacataaaaaccatgtatcatgtCTCTTCCCCTTCACACCTGTAATACCTGGCGTTggtctgtaaaaataaaaatcaaacacattgaagtttttcAGGTAACAAAGCCTGATCTACATGATCTTATGTCCTGATTTCTATCCTTAAGGCCTTTACCtaatcagttttttattttggaaaatgcTTGTAGTTTATTCTCTCTTTGccgaaataaaaaaaagaaatctccataaatgttttgcttcttgcAGTCGGTGCTGAAACTGAAGCTGCTGGGTCCCATCCTCCAGAGCATTTTTCCCATTCTGACTGCAGCGCCCCCAACTGGCGAGCAGGACCCCgaggatgaagaggatgattGTGGTGACCCCACCGACAGTGATAACCCCAAACACAGCGCTGCTCAGGTGGATACAAGTTATTTCATCGTCTTTATATGGGAGGCAGCTTACTTTGCTGGACATCATTTCATgagatgttttatcttttttttttccccagatgATCGACACTATGGCCCTCCATATGCCTCCGGAGAAACTGTTTCACCACCTTGTAAGTCACTCTAATGTTAATTATTATCTCCATATCAGAACGTTTACTCCTAAATCTGCTATCCCTCTACCTACATCCTGTCTGGTATTAGGTCCCCCTTACGCAGGCCTGCCTTACCAGTGAGAACCCTTACCAAAAGAAGGGTGGTCTCATGTGTCTTGCCGTGCTAGCTGAGGGATGTGCAGACTACATACGCTCCAAGTACGTCAGGGAATAAGGAATAAGCACGTTGTACCGCTAACGAGGATCTGAACCTAACGAAGTCTGTTTATGTTTGGCAGGATGCTGCCATCACTGCTGCAGACCGTCTGCCAGAGTCTCTCAGACAGCAACAGGGTGGTGCGCAGCGCTGCCCTTTTTGCTCTTGGTCAATTCTCTGAATATTTACAGGTGAGTCCTTTTAGTCAGAAATGCATAAGAGACGGAGTTCAGCTGTTCCTTTACTAGATTCAACCAACCAGTTAATCATATTGTAGTAGTAGATCAAGTTTTCTGCTGGAAAATGCAACACAAAGTACTTTACAGAggctaaaaacaaagaaataagtaAGCATCCAAACAAGAATGACTAGAAAATGTACATTAgtttaagaggaaaacagctcAACTCTGGCAATGTTCTTCAGGTGTTAATGTGTTCTTTgcatgtatacaggtccttctcaaaatattagcatattgtggtaaagttcattattttccataatgtcatgatgaaaatttaacattcatatattttagattcattgcacactaactgaaatatttcaggtcttttattgtcttaatacggatgattttggcatacagctcatgaaaacccaaaattcctatctcacaaaattagcatatcattaaaagggtctctaaacgagctatgaacctaataatctgaatcaacgagttaaatctaaacacctgcaaaagattcctgaggcctttaaaactcccagcctggttcatcactcaaaaccccaatcatgggtaagactgccgacctgactgctgtccagaaggccactattgacaccctcaagcaagagggtaagacacagaaagaaatttctgaacaaataggctgttcccagagtgctgtatcaaggcacctcagtgggaagtctgtgggaaggaaaaagtgtggcagaaaacgctgcccaacgagaagagatgaccggaccctgaggaagattgtggagaatggacgattccagaccttgggggacctgcggaagcagtggactgagtctggagtagaaacatccagagccaccgtgcacaggcgtgtgcaggaaatgggctacaggtgccacattccccaggtcaagccacttttgaaccagaaacagcggcagaagcgcctgacctgacctacagagaagcagcagacagttgctcagtggtccaaagtacttttttcggatgaaagcaaattctgcatgtcattcggaaatcaaggtgccagagtctggaggaagactggggagaaggaaatgccagaagtccagtgtcaagtacccacagtcagtgatggtctgggttgccgtgtcagctgctggtgttggtccactgtgttttatcaagggcagggtcaatgcagctagctatcaggagattttggagcacttcatgcttccatctgctgaaaagctttatggagatgaagatttcatttttcagcatgacctggcacctgctcacagtgccaaaaccactggtaaatggtttactgaccatggtatcactgtgctcaattggcctgccaactctcctgacctgaaccccatagagaatctgtgggatattgtgaagagaacgttgagagactcaagacccaacactctggatgagctaaaggccgctatcgaagcatcctgggcctccataagacctcagcagtgccacaggctgattgcctacatgccacgctgcattgaagcagtcatttctgcaaaaggattcccgaccaagtattgagtgcataactgtacatgattatttgaaggttgacgtcttttgtattaaaaaaacttttcttttattggtcggatgaaatatgctaattttgtgagataggaattttgggttttcatgagctgtatgccaaaatcatccgtattaagacaataaaagacctgaaatatttcagttagtgtgcaatgaatctaaaatatatgaatgttaaattttcatcattacattatggaaaataatgaactttatcacaatatgctaatattttgagaaggacctgtatttgacgtaatgtccaaaaattccgaTTTAGATGAAATGCAGCGTCTAGGTTTTGTATTAATCTGAGGGGTTCGTTGCCATTGTTAGAGGATGTGTTTTGGGTTTCTCTCCGCACTTCATTAGCAATTATTAAAGCTTCAATGTTGTGATGATTGAGCTGAAGAATATTGTGTGGTATTCATGATTCAACCTAAATCGcagtaaaaaaaagtcaatttgCCGGTCTTGGGTCATCAGGATACACAGTGACAGGTTTGTCATCAGCATGGCTGAGAAAATGAACGTCATGTCTCCAGGTTATGGCACGATTGATTGTAATACAATTGAACCAACTTAATGCTcagaaatacaaatataaaactCAATATAATTTAcctactttgtttttcattctgtGCCTTTTAGCctgaagtaagtaagtattgtGCAGAGTTGATGCCTCTGCTGCTGGGATACCTCTCCTCCCTGAGCGAGGCCAAGATCGGCCATATCACTAAAGTGTTTTATGCCCTGGAAAACTTCATGGAGAACCTGGgtaagaaaagtttaaaaagtccaAAACTACGAAGCTTAACATCCAGTCAGCATCCTGATTTTGGACTACTtttaattttgacattttctttgtCGTTTCCTGACTGAGTCATTTTAAGGCTTTGATTAGATGTTTTGTGTCTCTTTAAACAGGATCTGATATTGAGCCGTATCTTTCCACCTTGATGGAGACCATGTTGTCTGCCCTCAACAATATGGAAAACCTGAAAATAAAAGAGCTGGCTGTGTCTGCTATAGGAGCTATAGGTGAGTCAGATCTTTTGAGACATAGATGCAGACCAGAACGCGCTAGAATGTctccagcaaaatgtttttgcactTCTTACTTTGTTCAGATGTAAATAATGAAAGAACTGATCTAATCTCCAAATTGAAAGTCTGACAGTAAAAATGGCTGAAAAGAGTGACACAATGGCATCGTAAGAAAAGCGTATTTAATATTTAGATGCTGTTTCCTTTTAgattatgaaacatttttaattaggCCATTGAGGAAGATTAGGGCCCATACCTATAAATGTTCCCTCAGAACCTCACTTTTAAAACTCTTTAAGCCAgatttgattattttctaataatCCTAATTTCCTAAATCTGTTTTGGTCCGGACCCAGATTTCCAACAAGTGTAAGGAGATTGTTTTCGAAGCTTGCTTTTTTATCATCGGTTTCTTCTACTGTCTTGTATTTTCTCAGCGAATGCAGCCAAGGAGTTGCTGGTGCCTTATTTCCCTCCATTGATTGAAAGTCTGAATGGTTTCCTCACTGCCACCACAGAGGAGATGAGGCCTCTGCAAAATCAGTCCCTTGGTAAATTAACCTGTTTGTCTCTTCTTTCACCCTCAACCCAATACAGGCGACAACAAACGTTGTTTCTGTTTCCAGATACTCTGGCTGTACTGGCCCGCACTATGGGCAAAGACGTGTTCGGTCCTCTTGCTGCAGAATGCATTCAGCTCGGCCTCAAGCTCACTGATGCCATTGATGATCCTGACCTGAGACGATGCACGTATGacatctgttctttttttccgcTGTTTAGCCACACTAAACGCTACTCGCATAAAGCAAGCAGATTCACTGATggagaatatttaattttatggttgggttgttttgtttgaaccctgaaaaataaatgtgtggaaAGATTGTTTTTGCCAAAAATAGTTTTCTGAGGGTTTTTCTCTTTATGATCAGGTATGGTCTTTATTCGGCTGTGTCCACAGTCAGCCCTGAAAGCCTGACCCCCCACCTCACTGCCATAACCACTGTGATGCAGCTCGCCCTGAAGTCCAATGAAGGAATCATGGtacaaagcacacacacacacacatcattcTGCAGGTATTCTTTGAATTGAAGTAcagtaagaaaaataatttctagGCGCACCTTGAAGAGGACAAAACATTCGTCCTgcttgatgatgatgatgatgaggacaAAGGCGTTGGCGAAGGAGGAAAAACTGAAGAGGACTTTTTGGAAGATGAACCTGAGACAGACATCCATGACTTTGCAGGGTGGGTTCTGCCACATGTCACATGTCAATGATGTTCAGGACGAGATTGCTGCCATTCAGCTCCGTTTCACATGTTAACAGGTTCAGTGTGGAGAACGCCTACATTGATGAGAAGGAGGATGCCTGCGACGCCATGGGAGAGATCGCCTTAAGCACAGGGTGAcacatttatattttcttctggAGCTTTGAAtgtttcatttccttttttccaGAATATTTACCCGATGTTGTTCTGGGTCCTCACAGCGCTGCCTTCCAGCCGTTCCTGGAGTCCAGCTTCCAGCAGGTTTTTGAGATGAGAGATGTGAGTCACTGGCTGCTTGTTCAGCCTGATCGTCCCTCTTTGTTCAGTGTGCTGTGATGGTCATGCAGCGTGTGGCAGCCCATCTCTGTCAGAGTAGAAAGAGAAAGGGTCTAAtactaataattaataatctcCTCCATGCATTATCTACTGTTTATTGTTTCATCCTGTTCAGATCTGGAGGTGGGGCTGGAGCCTTTCCCAGCTAACAAAGAGTGAGGGGCCCCTCATTAGTTAACAGGACATAATGTCATCCAGATTTAACCCTCAGCAGGGAAGCTAACAGCTTTTGACATATTGTTAGCATGTCCTGCATTATCTCGGGTCATGTTCATAATAATACAATCTATAACGAGAGTTATTTAAGCTTCAGCTTTGAGATGTAAATCCTGTTTTAGTATAGTTTTTACGTCATTCACTCCTTCATTATAATTAAAACTCCATATACC encodes the following:
- the LOC124858321 gene encoding importin-4-like, which produces MTEELEGILSQLTQPDNAVIQQATAQLKQAFKDPAMIPALCAVMSGSQNPEIRQSAAVMLRLRVKKHWNKISPNDRESLKAVVLQAFAVETEHKVQHSLSQLCAVMVKHETPDRWPALLQLLNQSTKSTNPHDRRIGLLLLNKVIESNPEPFKPHYCQLLQLFSTVLQDYDNPPALYYCILTLTAITAYTGTEEMKEMRAIIPSLIVALKHLIKADQEQASEAMEVLIELMEIEVSIIVPHIADIVRFCLEVGSDTALSDSLRVKALSCITFLIKLKSNSVLKLKLLGPILQSIFPILTAAPPTGEQDPEDEEDDCGDPTDSDNPKHSAAQMIDTMALHMPPEKLFHHLVPLTQACLTSENPYQKKGGLMCLAVLAEGCADYIRSKMLPSLLQTVCQSLSDSNRVVRSAALFALGQFSEYLQPEVSKYCAELMPLLLGYLSSLSEAKIGHITKVFYALENFMENLGSDIEPYLSTLMETMLSALNNMENLKIKELAVSAIGAIANAAKELLVPYFPPLIESLNGFLTATTEEMRPLQNQSLDTLAVLARTMGKDVFGPLAAECIQLGLKLTDAIDDPDLRRCTYGLYSAVSTVSPESLTPHLTAITTVMQLALKSNEGIMAHLEEDKTFVLLDDDDDEDKGVGEGGKTEEDFLEDEPETDIHDFAGFSVENAYIDEKEDACDAMGEIALSTGAAFQPFLESSFQQVFEMRDFPHEDVRRAALGALGQFCRAQHKVWTENPTEANHQALLKLLDVVVPCFVDTVLADRERLVVMAVLETMSSVIKSCKEEVFRNPSHLTKISHLIRDVLKKKTTCQGSGNDEADDEDEQAEYDAMLQEFAGEVIPLVTSSVPADKFAPYLNDLLPLIMSKAKSSCTVADRSFSVGTIGEILHALVNVSGGQGVAARLSNRLLTVLVAGVKDNDAEVRNNSVFGLGCLAQAAGPLIVSDYPMMLSVFSNMLGKESDLRVIDNLCAALCRMIMSNVDAVPLEQVVPVLVSHLPLKEDQEENQTVFKCLTMIYERSPALVVKLLKPIVAASSHVLGHKDVDTETQRTVVALMKELAQKHGAEFQVAAISLPAELQTKLGAAINSS